The Lactuca sativa cultivar Salinas chromosome 2, Lsat_Salinas_v11, whole genome shotgun sequence genome includes a window with the following:
- the LOC111902960 gene encoding uncharacterized protein LOC111902960, producing MANPRVKMKNAKIILGSSSMARRKILAEMGYDFTIMTADIDEKSIRKEKPEDLVVALAEAKAEALISRLGIAGHKEENAHPTLLITADTVVVYEGTIREKPSSKEEARHFVKGYSGGCAIVVGSVVVTNLTTGIKKRGWDRSEVYFHDIPDEAIDKLVDEGVTLNVAGGLMLEHPLTAPFVDTVIGTSDSVMGLSKSLTQKLIEESLESS from the exons ATGGCGAACCCTAGAGTCAAG atgAAAAATGCGAAGATAATACTGGGTTCTTCTTCAATGGCTCGTCGGAAAATCTTAGCGGAGATGGGATATGATTTTACTATCATG ACTGCAGATATTGATGAAAAGAGCATTAGGAAGGAAAAACCAGAGGATCTGGTAGTGGCTCTAGCTGAGGCAAAG GCTGAAGCCCTCATTTCAAGGCTTGGAATTGCAGGACATAAGGAGGAAAACGCACACCCCACACTGCTAATTACAGCAGACACA GTAGTGGTGTATGAAGGAACGATCCGTGAAAAACCATCGAGCAAGGAAGAAGCACGCCATTTTGTCAAAG GTTATTCAGGCGGTTGTGCTATTGTTGTGGGATCTGTAGTAGTAACTAACCTTACCACAGGGATCAAGAAACGAGGATGGGATAGGTCGGAG GTCTATTTTCATGATATACCAGATGAGGCCATTGATAAGTTG GTAGATGAAGGGGTGACACTTAATGTTGCTGGAGGATTGATGCTTGAACATCCACTAACTGCTCCATTTGTTGACACTGTG ATTGGAACTTCTGATAGTGTTATGGGACTCTCTAAATCTCTCACCCAGAAGCTAATTGAGGAATCTCTCGAGTCGTCATAG